In the genome of Deinococcus deserti VCD115, one region contains:
- a CDS encoding c-type cytochrome — MNRTRNSHWVAGSVVSWMLGVTLGVILGITLLIATPLMMRPAQTMAAAEGNQAGGQEKEGGSEAVSGMESPGGEGEGTTGTPQDEGDGATAGGEGAGGDDDSTGMGPEGGEVGNTGTGAARTSNDNQDIATEDAGEDDPARQRSVEAPEGSEAAGPEGTGVQEIGTEHSSGTSAEGASEAAASGDAGAGQTLFAASCGGCHGQNGQGGIGPAMTDEANKWTLAQFTAAVREGKAPDRELGPAMPRFTEAQLSDADLASIHAYVTSLN; from the coding sequence ATGAACAGAACGCGGAACTCTCATTGGGTGGCGGGCAGCGTGGTGTCCTGGATGCTGGGCGTCACACTGGGCGTCATTCTGGGCATTACCCTGCTGATCGCCACGCCCCTCATGATGCGTCCTGCGCAGACAATGGCTGCTGCTGAAGGCAATCAGGCTGGTGGCCAGGAGAAAGAGGGCGGCAGCGAGGCTGTCTCGGGCATGGAGTCACCCGGGGGCGAAGGCGAGGGCACGACCGGCACCCCCCAGGACGAAGGTGACGGTGCCACGGCCGGCGGTGAAGGCGCAGGCGGCGATGACGACAGCACCGGCATGGGCCCTGAGGGCGGCGAGGTTGGCAATACTGGAACGGGCGCAGCCAGAACCAGCAACGACAACCAGGACATTGCCACCGAGGATGCCGGGGAGGACGACCCCGCCCGGCAACGTAGTGTTGAAGCCCCTGAAGGCAGCGAGGCTGCGGGTCCGGAAGGAACCGGCGTGCAGGAAATCGGCACCGAGCACAGCAGTGGCACCAGCGCTGAAGGCGCCAGTGAAGCTGCGGCCAGTGGCGACGCAGGAGCCGGCCAGACCCTGTTTGCTGCCAGCTGTGGAGGCTGCCACGGCCAGAACGGCCAGGGCGGCATCGGACCAGCCATGACCGACGAAGCGAACAAGTGGACCCTGGCGCAGTTCACCGCAGCCGTGCGAGAGGGCAAAGCCCCGGACCGTGAACTGGGACCAGCCATGCCCCGCTTTACCGAGGCGCAGCTGTCCGACGCTGATCTGGCCAGCATTC
- a CDS encoding MGMT family protein, with product MTSTPEPSFRERVLALVTRIPEGRVMTYGQLALLAGQPGAARQAGYVMNTLMGGSDLPWQRVINAQGRVSTHKLGFGDMQEKLLEAEGVTFDDAGRCDLGRLQWWPPEAAPGSPEPLL from the coding sequence GTGACCAGCACCCCGGAGCCCTCATTTCGTGAAAGGGTGCTGGCGCTGGTGACCCGGATTCCCGAGGGCCGCGTGATGACCTACGGGCAGCTGGCGCTGCTGGCCGGTCAGCCCGGCGCCGCCCGGCAGGCGGGGTATGTGATGAACACCCTGATGGGCGGCAGCGACCTGCCCTGGCAGCGTGTGATCAATGCCCAGGGACGCGTGAGCACGCACAAGCTGGGATTCGGTGACATGCAGGAAAAGCTGCTGGAAGCTGAAGGGGTGACTTTTGACGATGCTGGGCGCTGTGATCTGGGACGGCTGCAGTGGTGGCCCCCGGAGGCCGCGCCGGGATCTCCTGAACCGCTGCTGTAG